From a single Nostoc edaphicum CCNP1411 genomic region:
- a CDS encoding family 16 glycoside hydrolase — translation MPLNRLFDSGQALPIPDVQKTTFALDAVARLVCNTWEEILAAQAGGQFDAVVIGSGMYGAYTATKLFEFGKDLPNQQPRILVLESGPFLISEHFQNLTRVGNLFNSVLEPLVEPNSQGRNIGEPSNYAGANRLNDHHRCVGGKSLFWGGWTPRLVEDDLKQWPAEVVEYLRLKDKPDGYEYVEREIGTWPVADFINGDLFDILKDRAKSVLSKVPSLTTVQDPPIAVLGQSPGSGLFSMDKFSSLPLLLDAIREASNQNDANRRLFLVPNAEVIKLETSNGVVTQIVVALKNPFDPNNKSQARIVRLDVKPSAAIVLAGNTVNSTRLALNSFPRPKTLQPNSELIGRNLMVHVRGNFIWKIARPALGVPSELEKELQTAALHIPGSTQTTKGPGQFHFQFYAAPNVFTSAFPNAPNNPEEFLYRVVPNIEEFEKILAAQTTGTIENKVVIGIRTCGETFGDRTTPIGNPNSSWISVNPFGGIGDDVYFENGRELRVPKAFVNLVETPADKQVRDAQSEAAFAFIEALAGQPKGSATKKDPNAPIEFFSGGEDGIGTTYHESGTLWIGNDFTTSVTDVNGRFHHVSNAYCVDQSIFTTVGSANPVPTGLTLSRKIARSIIERYSQVQTIDNEAGFETLYRGNFKADGWEITASGSQNFFDVPNQSGAVLGAGVGNKNVALGVLWFTRKKFQNFILKLDWKAFDIEANSGIFLRTPEPKALDDSFYNSSTEIQIDERGYDFRNNVYGSPLHKTGAVYEVFPAQKWAAKVLSPRNSGNQEYWNSYEIRVQGNEIEVKLNGQLVSKGAFSELLGFADPSDGKKKRSEGFIGFQCHTEVVQFRNIRIKEL, via the coding sequence ATGCCTTTAAATAGACTTTTTGATTCAGGACAGGCTTTGCCAATACCTGATGTGCAAAAAACTACTTTTGCATTAGATGCAGTTGCTCGTTTAGTTTGCAATACTTGGGAAGAAATCCTCGCAGCACAAGCAGGTGGTCAATTTGACGCTGTGGTGATTGGCTCAGGGATGTATGGTGCATACACAGCTACCAAGTTGTTTGAGTTTGGTAAGGACTTACCAAACCAACAACCACGCATTCTAGTTTTGGAATCTGGGCCATTCCTGATCAGCGAACATTTTCAAAATCTGACTCGCGTTGGTAACTTATTTAACTCAGTTTTGGAACCACTGGTTGAGCCAAATTCCCAGGGAAGAAACATCGGCGAACCCTCAAATTATGCCGGTGCTAATAGGCTAAATGATCATCACCGTTGTGTGGGTGGCAAATCGCTGTTTTGGGGCGGCTGGACACCGCGTCTGGTCGAAGACGATCTCAAACAGTGGCCCGCCGAGGTTGTGGAATATCTGCGGCTCAAAGACAAGCCCGACGGCTATGAATATGTAGAGCGTGAAATCGGCACTTGGCCCGTCGCCGACTTTATCAATGGCGATCTGTTCGATATTCTCAAAGACCGTGCTAAAAGCGTGTTGAGCAAAGTGCCGTCACTAACAACAGTGCAAGATCCACCGATCGCAGTGCTAGGTCAATCGCCGGGGTCTGGCTTATTTAGTATGGACAAGTTTAGCAGCTTGCCTCTGCTGCTCGATGCCATCCGCGAAGCCAGTAATCAAAATGATGCCAACCGACGGCTGTTTCTCGTGCCCAATGCCGAGGTAATCAAGTTAGAAACTAGTAACGGCGTCGTCACCCAAATTGTGGTGGCTTTAAAAAATCCGTTTGACCCCAACAACAAGAGCCAAGCTCGGATCGTGCGTCTGGATGTCAAACCCAGCGCTGCGATCGTGCTGGCAGGCAATACTGTCAATTCAACACGTCTGGCTTTAAATTCATTCCCACGCCCCAAAACGTTGCAGCCGAACTCAGAGTTGATCGGGCGGAACTTGATGGTTCACGTTCGTGGCAACTTCATTTGGAAGATCGCCCGCCCCGCCTTGGGTGTCCCGTCAGAACTGGAAAAAGAGTTGCAGACTGCTGCTCTCCACATCCCAGGCTCAACACAAACAACCAAAGGCCCGGGACAATTCCACTTTCAGTTTTATGCTGCCCCAAATGTATTCACCTCAGCCTTTCCTAATGCCCCCAATAATCCCGAAGAGTTCCTCTACCGGGTAGTACCGAACATTGAGGAGTTTGAGAAGATTCTCGCCGCTCAAACTACCGGGACGATTGAGAACAAGGTTGTGATCGGCATTCGCACCTGTGGCGAAACCTTTGGCGATCGCACAACCCCAATCGGTAATCCTAATAGTAGTTGGATCAGCGTCAATCCCTTCGGCGGTATTGGCGATGATGTGTACTTTGAGAACGGACGGGAACTGCGCGTACCTAAAGCATTTGTAAACCTAGTAGAAACGCCCGCAGACAAACAAGTTCGAGATGCTCAATCTGAAGCAGCTTTTGCCTTCATTGAGGCGTTGGCTGGTCAACCAAAAGGCAGTGCCACCAAAAAAGACCCCAATGCACCGATTGAGTTCTTTAGCGGCGGGGAAGATGGAATAGGTACCACTTATCACGAATCAGGGACATTGTGGATTGGTAACGACTTCACCACATCGGTAACAGATGTAAATGGTCGTTTCCACCACGTATCTAATGCCTATTGCGTAGATCAGTCTATTTTCACTACCGTTGGTTCAGCGAATCCTGTACCCACAGGGCTAACCCTATCCCGTAAGATTGCTCGCTCAATTATTGAACGCTACTCCCAAGTTCAAACGATTGACAACGAAGCAGGTTTTGAAACCCTTTATCGGGGTAACTTCAAGGCTGATGGTTGGGAAATTACAGCATCAGGTAGCCAAAACTTCTTTGATGTCCCAAATCAGAGTGGTGCTGTGCTTGGTGCAGGTGTTGGTAATAAAAATGTCGCCCTGGGCGTTCTCTGGTTTACTCGGAAAAAATTCCAGAATTTCATTCTGAAGTTGGATTGGAAAGCCTTCGACATCGAAGCTAACTCTGGTATTTTCCTGCGAACACCAGAACCCAAAGCTCTTGATGATAGCTTCTATAACTCCAGCACCGAAATTCAAATCGATGAGCGCGGTTACGACTTCCGCAATAACGTTTATGGTAGTCCCTTGCACAAAACAGGTGCAGTATATGAAGTTTTCCCCGCTCAAAAATGGGCTGCGAAAGTCTTAAGTCCGCGCAACTCCGGTAATCAAGAATACTGGAACAGCTATGAAATCAGAGTGCAAGGTAATGAGATTGAGGTCAAACTCAATGGTCAATTAGTTAGTAAAGGAGCCTTCTCGGAACTCTTAGGATTTGCCGATCCCAGCGACGGTAAGAAGAAGCGTTCAGAAGGTTTCATTGGCTTCCAGTGCCATACCGAAGTAGTTCAGTTCCGCAACATTCGGATTAAGGAACTGTAA